The Agromyces mariniharenae sequence ACGATCGGGATCAGCAGGAACACGAACGCGATGATCGTGTACGCCGGGAGGAGCCAGTCGCCGAGGCCCAGTCGACGCGGCCGTGCCGGGCCGGCCGGACGACGGTTGTCGAGCTCCTCGTTCTCCTGGAAGCCGCCGAGCACGGCGGCGGCCTGGACTTCGCCGCTCACAGCAGGTCCTCCGTTCCCGAACGCCTCACGTAGATGCCGACGAGCACGAGGATCGCGGCCATGAGGATGATCGACAGCGCGGCGGCCGCCGGGTAGTTGAGCAGCACGAGGAAGTTCGCCTCGATCACGTTGCCCATCATCTGCGTGTCGGGCCCGCCGAGGAAGTCGCGGCTCGCGTTCACGTAGTCGCCCGCGGCGGGGATGAACGTGAGGAGCGTGCCGGCCACGATGCCCGGCATCGACAGCGGGATCGTGATCTTGCGGAACACCGTGAACGGGTTGGCGTACAGGTCGGATCCCGCCTCGAGGTAGCGCAGGTCGAGCCGCTCGAGCGTCGTGTAGAGCGGGAGCGTCATGAACGGGATGAAGTTGTAGGTGAGGCCGAAGATCACCGCGAACGGCGTGCCCGTGAAGTGCGCGTCGGGTGCGAGCAGCGACAGCGCCTTCAACGACGTGATGATGAACGACTCGTCGGACAGCAGCTGCTTCCACGCGAGCGTGCGGAGCAGGAAGCTGATGAAGAACGGGGCGATCACGAGCACGAGCATCAGGCTCTGCAGCAGCGGC is a genomic window containing:
- a CDS encoding ABC transporter permease, whose protein sequence is MAFAAFATAEAQPQAPKRKSRIALLLLLPGILYLVLFFLTPLISLTLTSLQVPSEFGDIGQYDYAFNWQNYVDVVQLYWPHILRSFGYALAATVLALLFSYPLAYFIGVKARRWPLLQSLMLVLVIAPFFISFLLRTLAWKQLLSDESFIITSLKALSLLAPDAHFTGTPFAVIFGLTYNFIPFMTLPLYTTLERLDLRYLEAGSDLYANPFTVFRKITIPLSMPGIVAGTLLTFIPAAGDYVNASRDFLGGPDTQMMGNVIEANFLVLLNYPAAAALSIILMAAILVLVGIYVRRSGTEDLL